From Parus major isolate Abel chromosome 1A, Parus_major1.1, whole genome shotgun sequence, the proteins below share one genomic window:
- the LGALS2 gene encoding galectin-2 isoform X1 translates to MEGNIEILNLDMKPGDTLKVKGKIPADAVGFSVNLGCSSRDLAFHFNPRFNESVIVCNSKCSDAWQTEHRDRHLSFFRGCTVKFFIEMLSDRFRVKLPDGYEVYFPNRHGYHRINYVSIVGGLKMVSFKLF, encoded by the exons ATGGAG GGAAATATCGAAATCTTAAACCTGGATATGAagcctggggacaccctgaAGGTGAAGGGCAAAATACCTGCTGATGCTGTTGG CTTCAGCGTCAATcttggctgcagctccagagatCTGGCATTTCACTTCAATCCCCGCTTCAATGAGTCTGTCATTGTCTGTAACTCCAAGTGCTCCGACGCCTGGCAGACGGAACATCGTGACCGCCACCTCTCTTTCTTCAGGGGCTGCACCGTCAAG ttcTTCATTGAAATGCTGTCAGACAGATTCCGTGTGAAACTGCCGGATGGTTATGAAGTGTACTTCCCCAACCGGCACGGCTACCACAGGATCAACTACGTAAGCATCGTGGGAGGCTTAAAGATGGTCTCCTTCAAGCTCTTCTGA
- the LGALS2 gene encoding galectin-2 isoform X3: MKPGDTLKVKGKIPADAVGFSVNLGCSSRDLAFHFNPRFNESVIVCNSKCSDAWQTEHRDRHLSFFRGCTVKFFIEMLSDRFRVKLPDGYEVYFPNRHGYHRINYVSIVGGLKMVSFKLF; this comes from the exons ATGAagcctggggacaccctgaAGGTGAAGGGCAAAATACCTGCTGATGCTGTTGG CTTCAGCGTCAATcttggctgcagctccagagatCTGGCATTTCACTTCAATCCCCGCTTCAATGAGTCTGTCATTGTCTGTAACTCCAAGTGCTCCGACGCCTGGCAGACGGAACATCGTGACCGCCACCTCTCTTTCTTCAGGGGCTGCACCGTCAAG ttcTTCATTGAAATGCTGTCAGACAGATTCCGTGTGAAACTGCCGGATGGTTATGAAGTGTACTTCCCCAACCGGCACGGCTACCACAGGATCAACTACGTAAGCATCGTGGGAGGCTTAAAGATGGTCTCCTTCAAGCTCTTCTGA
- the LGALS2 gene encoding galectin-2 isoform X2: MPGNIEILNLDMKPGDTLKVKGKIPADAVGFSVNLGCSSRDLAFHFNPRFNESVIVCNSKCSDAWQTEHRDRHLSFFRGCTVKFFIEMLSDRFRVKLPDGYEVYFPNRHGYHRINYVSIVGGLKMVSFKLF; the protein is encoded by the exons ATGCCT GGAAATATCGAAATCTTAAACCTGGATATGAagcctggggacaccctgaAGGTGAAGGGCAAAATACCTGCTGATGCTGTTGG CTTCAGCGTCAATcttggctgcagctccagagatCTGGCATTTCACTTCAATCCCCGCTTCAATGAGTCTGTCATTGTCTGTAACTCCAAGTGCTCCGACGCCTGGCAGACGGAACATCGTGACCGCCACCTCTCTTTCTTCAGGGGCTGCACCGTCAAG ttcTTCATTGAAATGCTGTCAGACAGATTCCGTGTGAAACTGCCGGATGGTTATGAAGTGTACTTCCCCAACCGGCACGGCTACCACAGGATCAACTACGTAAGCATCGTGGGAGGCTTAAAGATGGTCTCCTTCAAGCTCTTCTGA
- the CDC42EP1 gene encoding cdc42 effector protein 1: MSLGKLPVLSWVSGSHGKRRLKSELTPDMISPPLGDFRHTMHVGRGGDVFGDTSFLSNHGGADTAKPNNFFARTLRHVRRAPLKRRGSGGQAGASPEPPAISPIIKNAVSLPQLNEGMYDGGGGGRGLTSKFSFKSASNSFSKTHQAYGLESGFCTIPRVPRLEKAQESTHPGEDELDRSDSLLSFRLDLGPSLMSELLQVMSFSETNGNEVGEDGPHFLCEEETKDRVPPAPHVSHKEDKAASSFWDHSRQSNLSGASSLPGLSVHANGEAHTIEGAGANSVRAAGPGAAPRGSPWQAHWNDCTIEAGEFDRAAQVLARHYGGTSTPRSSEKGEGPRQARTQTLWESPSSSLWGSQVTRESRSPEVSWNQGEEEEEETKLSSLQESCSGARGGRSSSFEYADEEEEEDDEVKV, from the exons ATGAGCCTGGGGAAGCTGCCGGTGCTCAGCTGGGTGTCAGGCTCCCACGGCAAGCGGCGGCTGAAGTCGGAGCTGACGCCAGACATGATCAGCCCGCCGCTGGGCGACTTCCGGCACACCATGCATGTGGGGCGCGGCGGGGACGTCTTTGGGGACACCTCTTTCCTTAGCAACCACGGCGGGGCTGACACAGCCAAACCCAACAACTTCTTTGCCCGGACGCTGCGGCACGTCCGGCGGGCGCCGCTGAAGAGACGGGGCAGCGGGGGCCAGGCAGGCGCCTCGCCCGAGCCCCCAGCCATCTCACCCATCATCAAGAACGCCGTCTCCCTGCCGCAGCTCAACGAGGGGATGTATGAcggaggcggcggcggccggggctTGACCAGCAAGTTCTCCTTCAAAAGTGCCTCCAACAGCTTCTCCAAAACACACCAGGCCTACG GGCTGGAGTCTGGATTTTGTACCATCCCTCGTGTCCCTCGCTTGGAAAAGGCCCAAGAGAGCACCCATCCTGGGGAAGATGAGCTGGATCGCTCCGACTCCCTGCTGTCCTTCCGCCTAGACCTGGGGCCCTCCCTGATGAGCGAGCTCCTTCAGGTGATGAGCTTCTCTGAAACCAATGGGAACGAGGTGGGGGAGGATGGCCCACACTTCCTGTGTGAAGAGGAGACCAAGGACAGGGTCCCTCCAGCACCGCATGTGTCCCACAAAGAGGACAAGGCAGCATCCAGCTTCTGGGACCACTCCAGGCAGAGCAACCTGTCAGGGGCCAGCTCGCTGCCGGGTCTGTCGGTCCATGCCAACGGAGAGGCACACACCATCGAAGGTGCTGGAGCGAACTCTGTCcgggctgcagggccaggggcgGCACCCAGAGGGTCCCCGTGGCAGGCCCACTGGAACGACTGCACCATTGAGGCTGGAGAATTTGACCGTGCAGCCCAGGTCCTGGCCCGCCATTACGGTGGGACCAGCACCCCACGGAGCTCGGAGAAGGGCGAGGGTCCCCGGCAGGCCCGGACACAGACCCTGTGggagagccccagcagcagcttgtggGGGTCGCAGGTGACAAGGGAGAGCCGGTCCCCCGAGGTCAGCTGGAAccaaggagaggaggaggaggaggagaccaagctctccagcctgcaggaaagctgcagcGGTGCCCGGGGGGGCCGCAGCAGTTCCTTCGAGTATGCcgatgaggaggaggaagaggacgATGAAGTCAAGGTGTGA